A window of Amycolatopsis australiensis contains these coding sequences:
- a CDS encoding TetR/AcrR family transcriptional regulator, with protein MGRPATYTTDRFLDAAVRLFAEGGARAVTMAATAKAAGAPNGSIYHRFPDRAALLARLWQRTARDFQDTFTAALADAAGVDAAVAAATSVVHWCREHPDGGRVLDAGMPAFSPESWSAEAKEAVAKDEAALRHALKNATRRLPSLTGCTDEEVVLALVEIPRAVVHRYLATGRTPPPKAVTLVERTVRKLLSA; from the coding sequence ATGGGCCGCCCCGCGACGTACACCACAGACCGGTTCCTCGACGCCGCCGTCCGGCTCTTCGCCGAAGGCGGCGCGCGGGCCGTCACCATGGCCGCCACCGCGAAGGCCGCCGGCGCGCCGAACGGGTCGATCTACCACCGTTTCCCCGACCGCGCGGCGCTCCTCGCGCGGCTGTGGCAGCGCACCGCGCGCGACTTCCAGGACACGTTCACCGCCGCCCTCGCAGACGCCGCCGGTGTCGACGCGGCGGTCGCGGCCGCGACGAGCGTCGTGCACTGGTGCCGCGAACACCCCGACGGCGGCCGCGTCCTGGACGCCGGCATGCCGGCCTTCAGCCCCGAAAGCTGGTCGGCGGAAGCGAAGGAAGCCGTGGCGAAGGACGAGGCGGCCCTGCGGCACGCCCTCAAGAACGCCACCCGGCGGCTGCCGTCACTGACCGGCTGCACCGACGAGGAGGTCGTGCTCGCCCTCGTCGAGATCCCGCGCGCGGTCGTCCACCGCTACCTCGCGACCGGGCGCACTCCCCCGCCGAAAGCCGTCACGCTGGTGGAACGCACGGTCCGCAAGCTGCTCAGCGCCTGA
- a CDS encoding Gfo/Idh/MocA family protein, whose translation MRLGLAGTGRIGTAHAETLKGFDEVESVVVADVDAARAASAAAKLGVESASLDGLFAAGLDGLVVTAATDAHPGLIIAAVDAGLPVFCEKPVAADIPGTLAVIDRIGASDVPVQIGFQRRFDAGYAAARAAVASGELGWLHTLRATTFDPAPPPAEYVAHSGGLFRDCGVHDFDIIRWVSGREVDEVYAIGANRGERFFADAGDVDTAAATLTLDDGTLATVSLTRYNGAGYDVRLDVLGSVAGVVVGLDDRSPLRSVEPGVAPLPGPPYPGFMERFRPAYTTELRAFLDVVAGRAPSPCGAADALEAFYIAEACEVSRRERRPVRLAEVRR comes from the coding sequence ATGAGGTTGGGACTGGCGGGCACCGGCCGGATCGGCACCGCGCACGCGGAGACGCTGAAGGGCTTCGACGAGGTCGAGTCGGTCGTGGTGGCCGACGTCGACGCCGCGCGGGCCGCTTCCGCCGCCGCGAAGCTCGGCGTCGAATCGGCTTCCCTCGACGGCCTGTTCGCGGCGGGGCTGGACGGGCTGGTCGTCACGGCGGCGACCGACGCGCACCCGGGCCTGATCATCGCGGCGGTCGACGCGGGCCTGCCGGTGTTCTGCGAGAAGCCGGTGGCCGCGGACATCCCGGGCACGCTGGCCGTCATCGACCGGATCGGGGCGTCGGACGTCCCGGTGCAGATCGGCTTCCAGCGCCGGTTCGACGCGGGCTACGCGGCGGCGCGGGCGGCGGTCGCGTCGGGCGAGCTGGGCTGGCTGCACACGCTGCGCGCGACGACGTTCGACCCGGCCCCGCCACCGGCGGAGTACGTCGCCCATTCGGGTGGCTTGTTCCGCGACTGCGGCGTCCACGACTTCGACATCATCCGCTGGGTCAGCGGCCGCGAGGTCGACGAGGTGTACGCGATCGGCGCGAACCGCGGTGAGCGGTTCTTCGCCGACGCGGGCGACGTCGACACGGCGGCGGCGACGCTGACCCTGGACGACGGCACGCTGGCCACGGTGTCGCTGACCCGCTACAACGGCGCGGGCTACGACGTGCGGCTCGACGTGCTGGGCTCGGTGGCGGGCGTCGTGGTCGGCCTGGACGACCGGTCGCCGCTGCGGTCGGTGGAGCCGGGTGTCGCTCCGCTGCCGGGGCCGCCGTACCCGGGTTTCATGGAGCGGTTCCGGCCGGCGTACACGACCGAGCTGCGGGCGTTCCTGGACGTCGTCGCGGGCCGGGCGCCTTCGCCGTGCGGCGCGGCCGACGCACTCGAAGCGTTCTACATCGCCGAAGCCTGCGAGGTCTCCCGTCGTGAGCGGCGTCCGGTGCGGCTGGCGGAGGTCAGGCGCTGA
- a CDS encoding LacI family DNA-binding transcriptional regulator has product MVRPTMEDVAARAGVSRALVSLVMRNSPKVSAPRRAAVLRAAEELGYQPHVMARSLASRTSTVLGVMVNDLRNAFFADVVEGLDAAAQAAGFDLVLNTGGRSPARERNALRSLLSFRPAGVILLSPVVPASAIEAAARQCPVVLVSRTSRVSAVDTVNDDGEAGSALAVDHLVGLGHRRIAHLDGGGAAGAAQRRRGFQAAMRRHGLEPIVVRSEHTDTGGEKAVRELLAAYPRADLPTGLVAGNDFNAVGAISALEEAGLRVPEDVSVVGYDNTSLAALRHLSLTTVDQPRTEMGRLAFEALIERVRGERTEPVRHLLHPSLVVRATTAPFPSRPKAGRRPSGT; this is encoded by the coding sequence ATGGTGCGTCCGACCATGGAGGACGTCGCCGCGCGGGCGGGAGTTTCCCGCGCACTGGTCTCCCTGGTGATGAGGAATTCACCGAAGGTCTCCGCCCCGCGCCGCGCGGCAGTGCTGCGCGCGGCCGAAGAGCTCGGCTACCAGCCGCACGTGATGGCGCGGTCGCTGGCCAGCCGGACGTCCACGGTGCTCGGGGTGATGGTCAACGACCTGCGCAACGCGTTCTTCGCCGACGTGGTCGAGGGACTGGACGCGGCCGCGCAGGCGGCGGGTTTCGACCTCGTCCTCAACACCGGCGGCCGCAGCCCCGCGCGCGAACGGAACGCCTTGCGCAGCCTGCTTTCCTTCCGTCCGGCCGGAGTCATCCTGCTCTCGCCGGTCGTGCCCGCGTCGGCCATCGAAGCCGCGGCACGCCAGTGCCCGGTGGTCCTCGTGTCGCGGACCTCGCGAGTGTCCGCTGTGGACACCGTGAACGATGACGGCGAGGCGGGGTCCGCGCTGGCCGTCGACCACCTCGTCGGGCTCGGGCACCGGCGCATCGCGCACCTCGACGGCGGGGGCGCGGCCGGGGCGGCCCAGCGCCGTCGCGGGTTCCAGGCGGCGATGCGGCGGCACGGCCTCGAGCCGATCGTCGTGCGCAGCGAGCACACCGACACCGGTGGCGAGAAGGCCGTGCGGGAGCTGCTGGCGGCGTATCCGCGCGCGGACCTGCCGACCGGCCTGGTGGCGGGCAACGACTTCAACGCCGTGGGCGCGATTTCGGCACTGGAGGAAGCCGGGCTGCGCGTGCCGGAGGACGTGTCGGTCGTCGGCTACGACAACACGTCACTCGCGGCGCTGCGGCACCTGTCACTGACCACAGTGGACCAGCCGCGCACCGAGATGGGACGGCTGGCCTTCGAGGCGCTGATCGAGCGCGTCCGCGGGGAGCGCACGGAGCCGGTCCGGCACCTGCTGCACCCGTCACTGGTGGTGCGGGCGACCACCGCCCCGTTTCCGAGCCGGCCGAAAGCGGGCCGGCGCCCGAGCGGCACGTGA
- a CDS encoding TIM barrel protein, with product MTAKIRLAAAPISWGVCEVPGWGRVLDAATVLGEMRELGVQATELGPPGYLPRDPARLRELLGTYGLTLVGGFLAVVLHEKQDEALHEAEESAALFAACGGDVLVLAAATGLDGYDARPKLTDAEWATLVETAGKIRGIAAAHGLRTVLHPHVGTHVEQQAEVERFLADSDLGLCLDTGHLMIGGTDPVELAKRFPERVGHVHLKDVRADLAAEVRAGRLAYTDAVGRGIYTPLGEGDVDVAAMVRSVRAAGYDGWYVLEQDTALHDSSPDDLPRRDTERSLAHLAKIIGSQ from the coding sequence GTGACAGCGAAGATCCGTTTGGCCGCCGCCCCGATCTCCTGGGGCGTGTGCGAGGTCCCGGGGTGGGGCCGCGTGCTGGACGCGGCGACCGTGCTCGGCGAGATGCGCGAGCTGGGTGTCCAGGCCACCGAACTGGGCCCGCCGGGCTACCTGCCCCGCGACCCGGCCCGGCTGCGCGAGCTGCTCGGGACGTACGGCCTGACGCTCGTCGGCGGCTTCCTCGCCGTCGTGCTCCACGAAAAGCAGGACGAAGCCCTGCACGAAGCCGAAGAGTCCGCCGCGCTGTTCGCCGCCTGCGGTGGTGACGTCCTCGTCCTCGCCGCCGCCACCGGGCTCGACGGCTACGACGCGCGCCCGAAGCTCACCGACGCCGAATGGGCGACGCTCGTCGAGACCGCGGGGAAGATCCGCGGCATCGCCGCCGCCCACGGCCTGCGCACGGTGCTGCACCCGCACGTCGGGACGCACGTGGAGCAGCAGGCCGAGGTCGAGCGGTTCCTCGCCGATTCCGATCTCGGGTTGTGCCTCGACACCGGGCACCTGATGATCGGCGGGACGGATCCGGTCGAGCTGGCGAAGCGGTTTCCCGAACGGGTGGGGCACGTGCATCTCAAAGACGTCCGGGCGGACCTGGCGGCCGAGGTCCGCGCCGGCCGGCTGGCCTACACCGACGCGGTCGGGCGGGGCATCTACACCCCGCTCGGCGAGGGCGACGTGGACGTGGCGGCGATGGTGCGCTCCGTCCGGGCGGCCGGCTACGACGGCTGGTACGTCCTCGAGCAGGACACCGCCCTCCACGACTCGAGCCCCGACGACCTGCCCCGGCGGGACACCGAGCGCAGCCTGGCCCACCTCGCGAAGATCATCGGCTCCCAGTAA
- a CDS encoding sugar ABC transporter substrate-binding protein, whose protein sequence is MFSFKKLAVLAAAALALTACSGPSADNSKSSSGGSPSAAAPSSGGPLKVAVVTHGSAGDAFWNVVKNGAQQAGKDLGVGVDYYSDGDPANQAKLIDNAVAQKVGGLVVSMANPQALQTSIQNAVKAGIPVITINSGEDYSTQFGAIAHVGQSEGLAGQGAGQRLKAAGKTKLLCVIHEAGNIGQNQRCDGAKQTFGNVTTLQVDISNPTDAQSRIRGALQSDPSIDAVLALNSQVAARAVSAAKEASSKAQVATFDLNADVVAAIKDGSILFAVDQQQYEQGYLPIVFLKLYKENGNTIGGGHPVQTGPGFVDKTNIDTVAPYAQRGTR, encoded by the coding sequence GTGTTCTCGTTCAAGAAGCTGGCGGTGCTCGCCGCCGCCGCGCTGGCGCTCACCGCGTGCAGCGGGCCCAGTGCCGACAACTCGAAGAGCAGCTCCGGCGGCTCGCCGTCCGCGGCGGCCCCGAGCAGCGGCGGCCCGCTGAAGGTCGCGGTCGTCACGCACGGCAGTGCCGGTGACGCCTTCTGGAACGTCGTCAAGAACGGCGCCCAGCAGGCAGGCAAGGACCTGGGCGTCGGCGTCGACTACTACTCCGACGGCGATCCCGCCAACCAGGCCAAGCTGATCGACAACGCGGTCGCGCAGAAGGTCGGCGGCCTGGTCGTGTCGATGGCCAACCCGCAGGCCCTGCAGACGTCGATCCAGAACGCGGTCAAGGCCGGCATCCCGGTCATCACCATCAACTCCGGCGAGGACTACAGCACGCAGTTCGGCGCGATCGCGCACGTCGGGCAGAGCGAGGGCCTCGCGGGCCAGGGCGCCGGCCAGCGGCTGAAGGCGGCGGGGAAGACGAAGCTGCTGTGCGTCATCCACGAGGCCGGGAACATCGGCCAGAACCAGCGTTGCGACGGCGCGAAGCAGACCTTCGGCAACGTCACGACGCTGCAGGTCGACATCTCCAACCCGACCGACGCGCAGTCGCGGATCCGCGGCGCGCTGCAGTCCGACCCGTCGATCGACGCGGTGCTGGCGCTGAACTCGCAGGTCGCGGCCCGCGCGGTGAGCGCGGCGAAGGAAGCGAGCAGCAAGGCGCAGGTCGCCACCTTCGACCTGAACGCCGACGTCGTCGCCGCGATCAAGGACGGCAGCATCCTGTTCGCCGTCGACCAGCAGCAGTACGAGCAGGGCTACCTGCCGATCGTGTTCCTGAAGCTGTACAAGGAGAACGGCAACACCATCGGCGGCGGCCACCCGGTGCAGACCGGCCCCGGCTTCGTCGACAAGACCAACATCGACACCGTGGCCCCGTACGCGCAGCGCGGCACGCGATGA
- a CDS encoding ABC transporter permease: MTAAIQAQPDERVAKKGLADRLVVRPEIGALLGAVLVFVFFSVVTGQFLSPLGVATWLDDSSTLGIMAVVVALLMVGGEFDLSAGVMTASTSLVTAILATQAGWNVWLALLVSLAFALGVGAFNGWLVMKTGLPSFIVTLGSFLALQGLNLGVTRLVTNTVQVSGMRSTSGYESAGSLFASTFDIGGTEFQSSIVWWILVTAIAAWLLVRTRFGNWIFAVGGSQVSARSVGVPVVRTKILLFMGTALGAWLVGSINILRFASVQANQGIGLEFQYIIAAVIGGCLLTGGFGSAVGAAIGALIFGMARQGIVFAQWNSDWFMLFLGIMLLAAVLVNNAFRRRAERVRR, translated from the coding sequence ATGACCGCAGCGATCCAGGCCCAGCCCGACGAGCGCGTCGCGAAGAAGGGCCTGGCCGACCGCCTGGTCGTCCGGCCGGAAATCGGCGCGCTCCTCGGCGCCGTGCTCGTGTTCGTCTTCTTCTCCGTGGTCACCGGCCAGTTCCTCAGCCCGCTGGGCGTGGCGACCTGGCTGGACGACTCCTCGACGCTGGGCATCATGGCCGTCGTGGTCGCGCTGCTCATGGTCGGCGGCGAGTTCGACCTGTCGGCGGGCGTGATGACGGCGTCGACGTCGCTGGTCACGGCGATCCTGGCGACGCAGGCGGGCTGGAACGTCTGGCTCGCGCTGCTGGTCTCGCTCGCCTTCGCGCTCGGCGTCGGCGCGTTCAACGGCTGGCTGGTCATGAAGACCGGCCTGCCGAGCTTCATCGTCACGCTGGGGTCGTTCCTGGCGCTGCAGGGCCTCAACCTCGGCGTGACGCGGCTGGTCACCAACACCGTCCAGGTGTCGGGCATGCGCTCGACCAGCGGTTACGAGTCGGCCGGGTCGTTGTTCGCGTCCACCTTCGACATCGGCGGCACGGAGTTCCAGTCGTCGATCGTGTGGTGGATCCTCGTCACGGCGATCGCGGCGTGGCTGCTGGTGCGGACCCGGTTCGGCAACTGGATCTTCGCGGTCGGCGGGTCGCAGGTGTCGGCCCGCTCGGTCGGCGTGCCGGTGGTGCGCACGAAGATCCTGCTGTTCATGGGCACCGCGCTCGGCGCGTGGCTGGTCGGCTCGATCAACATCCTGCGGTTCGCCAGCGTGCAGGCCAACCAGGGCATCGGGCTGGAGTTCCAGTACATCATCGCGGCGGTGATCGGCGGCTGCCTGCTCACCGGCGGGTTCGGCTCGGCGGTGGGCGCGGCGATCGGCGCGCTGATCTTCGGCATGGCGCGCCAGGGCATCGTGTTCGCGCAGTGGAACAGCGACTGGTTCATGCTGTTCCTCGGCATCATGCTGCTGGCCGCGGTCCTGGTGAACAACGCCTTCCGGCGGCGCGCGGAAAGGGTACGCCGATGA
- a CDS encoding ATP-binding cassette domain-containing protein, producing the protein MSLIEVRDIGKTYGSVIALRDVSTVVNAGEVTCVLGDNGAGKSTLIKILAGVHQHDRGEFLVEGEPVRFASPREALDRGIATVYQDLAVVPLMSVWRNFFLGSEPTTGFGPFRMLDRKKGRETTKKALSDMGIDLRDVEQPVGTLSGGERQCVAIARAVYFGAKVLILDEPTAALGVKQAGVVLKYVAQARDRGLGVVLITHNPHHAYPVADRFLLLKRGAALGHYEKSEIDINELTRQMAGGAELEALEHELRQVGKA; encoded by the coding sequence ATGAGCCTGATCGAAGTCCGCGACATCGGGAAGACCTACGGCAGCGTCATCGCGCTGCGCGACGTGTCCACTGTGGTCAACGCGGGCGAGGTGACCTGCGTGCTCGGCGACAACGGCGCAGGGAAGTCCACGCTGATCAAGATCCTCGCCGGCGTGCACCAGCACGACCGGGGCGAGTTCCTGGTGGAGGGCGAGCCGGTGCGGTTCGCCTCGCCGCGCGAGGCGCTCGACCGCGGCATCGCGACCGTGTACCAGGACCTCGCCGTGGTGCCGCTGATGAGCGTGTGGCGCAACTTCTTCCTCGGCTCGGAGCCGACGACCGGGTTCGGCCCGTTCCGGATGCTCGACCGGAAGAAGGGCCGGGAGACGACCAAGAAGGCGTTGTCCGACATGGGCATCGACCTGCGGGACGTCGAGCAGCCGGTCGGGACGCTCTCCGGCGGTGAGCGCCAGTGCGTCGCGATCGCGCGGGCGGTGTACTTCGGTGCGAAGGTGCTGATCCTCGACGAGCCGACCGCCGCGCTGGGGGTCAAGCAGGCCGGGGTGGTCCTGAAGTACGTCGCGCAGGCGCGGGACCGCGGGCTCGGCGTCGTGCTCATCACGCACAACCCGCACCACGCCTATCCCGTCGCCGACCGGTTCCTGCTGCTCAAGCGCGGTGCCGCGCTCGGGCACTACGAGAAGTCCGAGATCGACATCAACGAACTGACCCGGCAGATGGCGGGCGGTGCGGAGCTGGAAGCGCTCGAACACGAGCTGCGGCAGGTGGGGAAGGCGTGA
- the iolC gene encoding 5-dehydro-2-deoxygluconokinase, protein MSLEALTIGRVGVDLYPEQSGVPLAGVSTFAKSLGGTATNVAVAAARLGRRTAVLTKVGPDGFGDYVRQALGGFGVSPAFVGTSPDLRTPVVFCELNPPADPPLLFYRAPIAPDLTLTDEDVPWDVVESVPLLWVTGTGVSAEPARATQRKILEARGRREHTVLDLDYRPMFWPSVAEAREEIGGLLDHVTAAVGNRAEVEVAVGTADPDIAADRLLSRGLRLAVIKKGADGVLVATPEGRWTVPPQRVEVVCGLGAGDGFGGALIHGLLSGWDPVRIAEYANAAGALVASRLACADAMPTAEEIEEML, encoded by the coding sequence GTGAGTCTCGAAGCGCTCACGATCGGCCGGGTCGGGGTCGACTTGTACCCCGAGCAGAGCGGCGTCCCGCTGGCCGGGGTCAGCACGTTCGCCAAGTCGCTCGGCGGGACCGCGACGAACGTCGCGGTCGCCGCCGCGCGGCTCGGCCGGCGCACCGCGGTGCTCACCAAGGTCGGCCCGGACGGCTTCGGCGACTACGTCCGGCAAGCTCTCGGCGGCTTCGGCGTCTCGCCGGCTTTCGTGGGCACTTCGCCGGACCTGCGGACCCCGGTGGTGTTCTGCGAGCTGAACCCGCCAGCGGACCCGCCGCTGCTGTTCTACCGCGCGCCCATCGCGCCCGATCTGACGCTCACCGACGAGGACGTGCCGTGGGACGTCGTCGAGTCGGTGCCGCTGCTGTGGGTCACGGGCACCGGCGTGTCCGCGGAACCGGCGCGGGCGACCCAGCGGAAGATCCTCGAAGCCCGCGGCCGGCGGGAGCACACCGTCCTGGACCTGGACTACCGCCCGATGTTCTGGCCTTCGGTGGCCGAGGCCCGCGAAGAGATCGGCGGCCTGCTCGACCACGTCACCGCCGCGGTCGGCAACCGGGCCGAGGTGGAGGTCGCCGTCGGCACCGCCGATCCGGACATCGCCGCGGACCGGCTGCTTTCCCGCGGCCTGCGGCTGGCCGTGATCAAGAAGGGCGCCGATGGCGTGCTGGTGGCGACGCCGGAGGGGCGCTGGACGGTGCCGCCGCAACGCGTCGAAGTCGTTTGCGGCCTCGGTGCCGGCGACGGCTTCGGCGGCGCCCTGATCCACGGGCTGCTGTCCGGCTGGGACCCCGTGCGCATCGCGGAGTACGCGAACGCGGCGGGGGCGCTCGTCGCGTCCAGGCTGGCCTGCGCCGACGCCATGCCGACCGCCGAGGAGATCGAGGAAATGCTGTGA
- a CDS encoding Cgl0159 family (beta/alpha)8-fold protein — MILTDERWRELLHTRATNPGAVRQAYATRKRRPRLLSDAGTLFLVAADHPARGALKVGEDPLAMADRRGLLERLLVALANPAVDGVLGTPDVVEELLLLGALHDKVVFGSMNRGGLDGADWEIDDRFTGYDARTLVDCGLDGGKMLLRLVDSDPGTVPTLQACADAVTELAAYGLAAMVEPLPYARSEGKLVLRSDPVSLARAVTVASGLGTTSAHTWLKLPPTDSAAVLGATTLPVVVLGGAPSGDPDAGLASWGRTLRHDVVRGLVVGRSLLYPPSGDVAGAVEAAAKVLEAAK; from the coding sequence GTGATCCTCACCGACGAGCGCTGGCGGGAGCTGCTGCACACGCGGGCGACGAACCCGGGCGCGGTCCGGCAGGCGTACGCGACCCGCAAACGGCGTCCCCGGCTGCTGTCCGACGCCGGCACGCTGTTCCTGGTCGCGGCCGACCACCCGGCGCGGGGCGCGCTGAAAGTCGGCGAGGACCCGCTCGCCATGGCCGACCGGCGGGGGCTGCTCGAGCGGCTGCTCGTCGCGCTGGCGAACCCGGCGGTCGACGGCGTCCTCGGCACGCCCGACGTCGTCGAGGAGCTGCTGCTGCTCGGCGCGTTGCACGACAAGGTCGTGTTCGGCTCGATGAACCGCGGCGGACTCGACGGCGCGGACTGGGAGATCGACGACCGGTTCACCGGCTACGACGCCCGCACGCTCGTCGACTGCGGCCTCGACGGCGGCAAGATGCTGCTGCGGCTGGTCGACTCCGACCCGGGCACGGTGCCGACGCTGCAGGCTTGCGCCGACGCGGTCACCGAGCTGGCCGCGTACGGGCTGGCCGCCATGGTCGAGCCGCTCCCCTACGCCCGCTCCGAGGGCAAGCTGGTCCTGCGATCGGATCCGGTGTCGCTCGCGCGGGCGGTCACGGTGGCTTCCGGTCTCGGCACGACGTCGGCACACACCTGGCTGAAGCTGCCGCCCACCGATTCGGCCGCCGTGCTGGGCGCCACGACGCTGCCGGTGGTCGTGCTCGGCGGCGCGCCGTCCGGCGACCCGGACGCCGGCCTCGCGTCGTGGGGCCGGACGCTGCGGCACGACGTCGTCCGCGGCCTGGTCGTCGGCCGCTCCCTGCTCTACCCGCCCAGCGGCGACGTCGCCGGTGCCGTCGAAGCCGCCGCGAAGGTCTTGGAGGCCGCGAAGTGA
- the iolB gene encoding 5-deoxy-glucuronate isomerase gives MSKLHRPLGTLSDDADPVRLTPDSAGWTYTGLRVLALAAGETRVLHTGEFEAFVLPLSGSATVRVDGQVFELTGRTSVFTRVTDFAYVPRDAEVELSTVDGLEVAVPMARCTRRLSPAYGPAEDVPVEVRGAGQATRQVTNFGVPGVWDHADKLNACELITPGGNWSSYPPHKHDEATGCEVVNEEIYYFRIAGRDGVTPSREGFGLHRTYTGDGELDEDVAVRDHDVFLVPRGYHGPCVAAPGYPMYYLNVLAGPADERSMAFCDDPAHSWVRGTWAAQELDPRCPVTSHEGRVR, from the coding sequence GTGAGCAAGCTGCACCGTCCACTCGGGACGCTGTCCGACGACGCCGACCCGGTCCGGCTCACCCCGGACAGCGCGGGCTGGACCTACACCGGCCTCCGGGTCCTGGCACTGGCCGCCGGCGAGACGCGGGTCCTGCACACCGGCGAGTTCGAGGCGTTCGTGCTGCCGCTTTCCGGCTCGGCGACGGTTCGCGTCGACGGTCAGGTCTTCGAGCTGACCGGACGCACGTCCGTCTTCACGCGGGTCACGGACTTCGCCTACGTCCCACGGGACGCCGAAGTCGAGTTGTCGACAGTGGACGGGCTGGAGGTCGCGGTGCCGATGGCGCGCTGCACGCGTCGCCTGTCGCCGGCGTACGGACCGGCGGAGGACGTGCCGGTCGAGGTCCGCGGCGCCGGGCAGGCGACGCGGCAGGTGACCAACTTCGGCGTGCCGGGAGTGTGGGACCACGCGGACAAGCTCAACGCGTGCGAGCTGATCACGCCGGGTGGCAACTGGTCGTCGTACCCGCCGCACAAGCACGACGAGGCGACCGGGTGCGAAGTCGTCAACGAGGAGATCTACTACTTCCGCATCGCCGGCCGCGACGGGGTGACGCCGTCCCGCGAGGGCTTCGGCCTGCACCGGACGTACACGGGCGACGGCGAGCTGGACGAGGACGTCGCCGTCCGCGACCACGACGTCTTCCTCGTCCCGCGCGGCTACCACGGCCCGTGCGTGGCCGCGCCGGGCTACCCCATGTACTACCTGAACGTCCTCGCCGGGCCGGCGGACGAGCGGTCGATGGCGTTCTGCGACGACCCGGCGCACAGCTGGGTCCGCGGCACGTGGGCGGCGCAGGAGCTTGACCCGCGGTGCCCGGTGACGAGTCATGAAGGGCGTGTGCGGTGA